The Allofrancisella frigidaquae genome has a segment encoding these proteins:
- a CDS encoding ABC transporter ATP-binding protein/permease, with amino-acid sequence MVLVKGVWLVTKPFWVNNLNFRTLLALLCCILLEFISVSLSVYLNYWNVDFYNSLQQYNYQLLVYQLMKFIFIIFFMLANSFALYVISQIFVIRMREYLTNFYTKYWLYSKTYYVSDLGEYDNPDERISYDIKELVNLLKYLFLGFVGSVLTFVLFSWILWHLSGSFTFNFYGYQLTIHGYLFWFAVLLAAVNILMVIKVGKPLRKLVYDRQKYEAEFRFGLATIRNNSYHIHDNSLEKVKFLKSKTNFKYVVDNFYTLTFREIKISLVTSLFSQIYGIIGIFLSLPRYFARALSFGQIMQINAAFLKVVSPLLFFVYSYEQVTELKTNVKRLIELKKQIDNSNDKKLYTIDTSQKELLKIENLTVSNPQKVLFTDLNFSLKNRQSLLVQGKTGVGKTMLLKVIKGAYKNFEGKVCYNTKPQILFLTSRVYFPKDDFKRAIFSPLMTNIPSDKDFIHILKELDLLYLQKFIGQCYNWNNVLSEGEQQKLAFCKLFIKEYDLILLDEATSNLDLGTQEKLYLFLKQKETVFITVSQDKELKKFHDKLLSITSYIDSLC; translated from the coding sequence ATGGTTTTAGTTAAAGGTGTTTGGTTAGTAACCAAGCCTTTTTGGGTAAATAATTTAAATTTTAGAACCCTTCTAGCTTTATTGTGTTGTATCCTACTAGAATTTATAAGCGTTAGTTTAAGTGTTTATTTAAACTATTGGAACGTTGATTTTTATAACTCTTTGCAACAATATAACTATCAGTTGCTGGTGTATCAATTAATGAAATTTATTTTCATAATCTTTTTTATGTTAGCTAATAGTTTTGCATTATACGTTATTAGTCAGATTTTTGTTATAAGAATGCGAGAGTATCTGACAAATTTTTATACAAAATATTGGCTATATTCTAAGACCTATTATGTATCAGATTTGGGAGAGTATGATAACCCTGATGAGCGTATAAGTTATGATATAAAAGAGTTAGTAAATCTTCTTAAATATTTATTCTTGGGTTTTGTTGGTAGTGTTTTAACGTTTGTTTTATTCTCTTGGATTTTATGGCATCTTTCAGGAAGTTTTACATTTAACTTTTATGGATATCAATTAACCATACATGGGTATCTATTTTGGTTTGCGGTGTTACTAGCTGCTGTAAATATACTAATGGTGATAAAAGTTGGCAAGCCACTTAGAAAACTTGTATATGATAGGCAAAAATACGAAGCAGAATTTAGGTTTGGGTTAGCTACAATTAGAAATAATAGTTATCATATACATGATAATAGTCTTGAAAAGGTTAAATTTCTAAAATCAAAGACTAATTTTAAATACGTAGTAGATAACTTTTACACTTTAACTTTTAGAGAGATCAAAATAAGTCTAGTAACAAGCCTGTTTTCCCAAATTTATGGAATAATAGGAATATTTTTATCGTTGCCTAGATATTTTGCAAGAGCTTTAAGTTTCGGACAAATTATGCAGATTAATGCTGCCTTTTTAAAGGTAGTTTCTCCATTATTATTTTTTGTATATAGTTATGAGCAAGTCACAGAATTAAAAACAAATGTCAAAAGATTAATAGAGTTAAAAAAGCAAATAGATAATTCTAATGATAAAAAACTATACACCATAGATACTTCCCAAAAAGAACTTTTAAAAATAGAAAATTTAACTGTATCTAACCCTCAAAAGGTTTTATTTACAGATTTAAACTTTTCGCTAAAAAATAGACAAAGCTTGTTGGTACAAGGCAAAACAGGGGTAGGAAAAACTATGTTACTTAAGGTAATTAAAGGAGCGTATAAGAATTTTGAAGGAAAAGTTTGTTATAACACTAAACCTCAGATTTTATTTCTAACATCTAGAGTATATTTTCCTAAAGATGATTTTAAACGAGCAATATTTTCACCATTAATGACGAATATACCTAGTGATAAAGACTTTATACATATACTTAAAGAGTTAGATTTGCTTTATTTGCAAAAATTTATTGGTCAGTGTTATAACTGGAACAATGTACTTTCAGAAGGAGAGCAGCAAAAATTAGCTTTTTGTAAACTATTTATTAAAGAATATGATTTGATTTTACTGGATGAAGCTACGTCAAATTTAGATTTAGGAACACAAGAAAAATTATATTTATTTCTTAAGCAAAAAGAAACAGTATTTATTACCGTGAGTCAGGATAAAGAATTAAAAAAATTTCATGATAAATTATTAAGTATAACCTCATACATAGACTCGCTTTGTTAA